Below is a genomic region from Aricia agestis chromosome 16, ilAriAges1.1, whole genome shotgun sequence.
AGAGACAGGTCGGCTTCAATAGCTAGCGTCTGTAGACTTTTTAATGgactgtataattttataagaCGTAAGAGGGCTGGGTTACTGTCCAAAGGTATAGACGCCAGTAGATCATTCGGGTTTACCTGGAAATATACAATATCTTGCATTattaagccggcccctagacgataaaTTGTATAGTGCAATATCACGTTTCAATTCTGTTtaatgttcaatatcaaccctagacggtcaataatatcatagctgggcattaactcgttaatccgttaatcgttaattaacgaagttaacattttgaataacggattaacttttaagttacttttaaaaatattaacggactcgttaacttccgttaatatacagaagtccgttaatcgttaatccaatgcctactatttaccgcacggcaccgcggcacggcgcgaaaacaggttcagacagttagtatgaaacgacagGCGGGCAGCGCGGTGCCGCGGCATGGCAACagcgagtgaaacaaaaacaatactagatactttcaaagattttcaggcgcgtgcgagtgagaagagatttgtttcgttttagcatttcattactcagcgccggtgcttatagagtgaagagtgatttatttattgttattataaatcatttgcatgttgacaaagaagagtgcagtgtaatttagttaggtagaatacaataattataaaagtattttgttttgtccctaacctgttaacttccagaaCCTAAACCATACCAATATTGCACTAGCACTTAGCAGCCATTAAGCTGATACGTGTGTGTCAAATATTGTATGtctgtacattttatttaataataactttagaacatacaaatgaaaatattaaaaaaaaaacggaagcAATGTCATGCAAGTAACATACCATTAACAAAATCCCATGATACGGCCTGAGTTTCTGTACACACTTATCTATGGTCTCCGGCTCTATGATAAGTCCTCTGTTGTGTATCTGATGGGCTTTGTGCGGTAAACAGAACGACAGAAGCACCCACTTGTTAATGCGCACTTGTACTATACCTGAAAAAGTTCAACAATTATAATACAGTTGTGGTGTTAGCCCAAACCACGAGAAATCAATTGattaattttccgttttaattCAATGACAATTTGTTGTCGCTTTTCCTCTACTGCTTTCTCGTCATTCGCGACGCCAGAACTCAGTATGCTAACGGAAAACAAAATACTTTGGCTACTTGTatgcttattttttattttacaaacttaATGTGATTATGTCTTTGGATTTGGTATTAAAATATGGATCCCTTATAGATTCTTCATGTCTGTCCCTATTTCACAGACACTTTTTAggaattttatgtaatttatagaGTTTctgtaaacaaacaaaaacatcTGTAACTCCTAATTATTAGATAGCTGTGCTCGTTTTCTGATTTTGTTTTAAACTTACCAGTACTGCTCAGTTCTTCAAACACAGCTTTCATGGACCTGGCCAATGAACTCCTCTGTAATATCAAATGGAAGGCGGATTTGGGTTTATTTGCTCCATTGTCAGTATACATTGAAGAACTGACCGAACTGCGGATGGAATCCTCGTCGTCGTCGTTATCACCAGAGTTCACTTCACTGTCCAGAGAAGACACCTCATCGTGTGCTGCTagctataaacaaaatattaagaaaaattacaaTGACTCTAAAGTCCACTgtcaaaacaaaatacaaataatctatgtaacaaaattttaattgaaacaCCTTACTTACAGCTTCTATAAGTTTATATGAAAGCATTTAACACTAAAaagtttactttttaaatagaaaaaaaaacaaggacTACCCAATTAAAATTACTCATCTATAACCAGTGGTAACTAtaacatccggggcccgtggcaaatggatggggccctatcagtaaaaatcgtcatgataataataaaacaatgtataaaaaatttctGACCTCACAGCCTCTTGGGCCGGGGCTACAGTCGGGGCCCTTTTGGATTGGGAGCCCATGGCATCTTGCCAGCCCTCccaccctatagttacgccactgtctatAACTTTAACCCTTAACCACTGACTTGCAATTAAGTTACATTACCACTGATGTACGTATGGGATACATATGCCATTTTGAATGCCTCCTGATGTGTCGATAAAGTTTAATTCAGGTGTCAATTACAGCCTTCTTATTAGGATACTTTCAAATGacataaagatatttaaaaaataattatatttattataaatatttttttatgtaacaaaaaCCTTAGTGACTTACAAAGTAGgatatacattttatataaaattaacaaaaaatattttctaaacataggaacttattttttggtttatattaattattagcaTAATAACTGCTTGTGTACCTAACAACAGTTAACCATATCCTAAAATGATAGATGTATTAATATTCTGTTAATAcgattattacatttaaaataaaaccaataaatcAGTGTGTACACAAAGTAATGATAACATCCTGTATGTGAAGGGTTGATGCTTACGACGCAGAAATTCCCGcaaaattttgagttttgaataaaaaacagcGTGGGTGACGTACCACATACGTACGTCAGTGGTTAAGGGTTAATGAAGCAAATGTTGTAAGCTATGTAGTCCAAAGACCAAACCACAAAACCACAGAAatcaaatatcaatattatatgaaactagctgtcccggtgaacttcgtgtcactttaaaaccttccctggacttctacgaatattttctaaaattagcccaatccgtttagctgttttcgagttttagcgcaactaacacatttgaaaatccatttttatatataagatgttacTTGTCCAGactataaagttattattataagccaTATATAAATACCATAATTTTCATTTCCTCAGTCAAATATGAGCATCTCTTCTCTTCGTGCCTTAGTGCTTTGCCAAGCCTCTTACTCAGATCATAATAGCATTTTACTGAAAGGAATATGTAATTATTGAATATACTTTAACATAAACAGGCTTATAAAAACCGTGCTTAAAATAAACATTAGTATTAATGTTATATTCCTATTAtttcaaactttttatttttaagagatatatatttcatttatctacatgtaaaatgttttaaggagtttaaataaaaaaaaatcttaaatgtctGGTAATGTTATTATTACTAATTCATTCTTTCTTcaataattttcaaataatattggTTTACTCCAGTTCTTCCATGCATCAACTTTATCTGTTCTAAATTTCACACTTCTCTTTGCACACaacacaattaaatattttcttcttaATATTTTGCTtagcatttaaattttaaaataaattacttaccaATAGAATGACTAGCAGAAGCTTGCAGTGCAAACACAATATTAATCAAAATCATAGCAGCAGTGTCATCCTTATTGGTTCTGTATGGTAGTAATGTTGGGTGTCCCACAAATCTTACATCATTTACTTTTAGTTCAAATTTTCTATTGCACAGTTCAGCTTTCACGGCAAATAATGTTGAGAGCATTTCATCAGTGAACCCGCTCAGTTGACCTGTATAGAATATGCAACATTTATTGCCAAATCAGTGTAAGAGTAGTGTTAAAGGTTGATAAAAATGAACCATCTGCAGAATCATAAATGTTTATGTACATATTTTCTATTGGAGTGCTTTGCAACTTTTTAGTAATGTTTTCTTTACTAAATATAGATGTTAGAGTGTTCTTAGCCCACACTATCAAACAACATAATTATAGTATGCTTGTAACAGCTGTGGTAGTATGGTTAGCTCACCTTTGCATATGTTGGACGTCTGTGCCTGTGAATTTTGCAGCAGGTCCTCGGTCGAAGTAACTGCATATGGATTATGAcgtccacattttttttgtgtgctCTCGTCTTTGTTTTCGCTTGCGTATGGATATCTAAATAGCAACCTGTCTCCTTTACTATCGGATTTCacgaaaaatatattcaaaGGATTAACCTCCATGGCAAATTTGTACTCCTCGTACGATTTACAGTCTTTTATTCGTGTAttttataaacaatgaaatGGGAACGTTGTATTGCAATGTAAcacttttgttaaaaaaataattattcatcaTACAATTATGTGTTTAATGTACGCAATAGCTATTTTACGGTCAACACTGAGTTCACAATGaatgatattttatgtaataaataaataatttaaacaaaacaaattaaaataagtacttattgaAGTGCAATAGCAAGTTTTATTGACGTTTCAGTGTTACCAcatctcaaaaatatttatccctaaattggtgtcaaaaacccctaaaatcgccttaatttttctgttttccccccaaaatatgcatatatatacagggtgtaacaaaaacaagtgataatactttagggtgtgtacatgttcattgtagagagttcactgtgaaagtagcagcgctgaaagaccaacattttttttcacttttgtatggggaaactcgtgatgctcgggcccttgcccattaaaagtgaaaaaaaatgttcgtctttcagagctgctactttcacaatgaaagtattatcactagtttttgttacacactgtataaatttataatagtttagaaataatatactgaaatatgttttaaaatatttttattataataattgatttaatatgttaaatatttcatcttcatctgaagattcagatgttttgaagtcgtacatcttattattgaataaattcaacattttatttgttggaTTAAATGCTGCACAAGTGACATCATTACGATTTAATGTAAATCGGACATCAGTATTGCCGCCAGGCGccagtcaccactcaccacagagtggtcataaaattacgtaatagatgtcgctagatgtcgctaggtcaagaaataattaatattaatatcaacaatttaaaaatattaaaaagtaaaaaaatccctGAAAATACCCCTAAAAATTTCAGACCCCTAAAAAATCCCATCTCACTTATTTAACCCCTAAATCTGGGGGGAAAACCCCTAAGTTGGGAACACTGTAGACGTTTATCGATCatgatcacagattactagtacctTTATCATCATGATTCATGGTCCACCGTCCGACagctgacattttttttttttcttctattttggcaacttgacacaaaggAAAACAGCTGACATATGACAAGTATAACAACAGATGATTGTCCTACGTCCTTTTAGAAAAGACGGATAAACTTACAAATTTGCCGTGACaggtttcaataaaataatttataattttctttgaCCACAATTTTTATCGTGCAATCAACAGAAGACTGCACTCTGTAGTCTGTATGAATGTAGAGAGATGGAGAACAATGTGTGAGCTACGTCCAGTTCACAGTCCTGCACGGCGGACTAccatgcaggatagtgaatgggcccttttattGACGCAGACCGCAGACGGCCGGCCCGGGGCCGGCCGCCGCCACGCCGGGGCCGCagccaaagaattctatttacttcggtttaaatagaagtctttgccgCGGCTTGGCCGGCTAGATAGATTGCAGAGTGCAGACAAAAGTGCAGAGTGCAGACTGCACAAGACTGCAGAGTGTGCAGACTGCAGAGTTGCAGACGTCGCGTCAGCCGTGGCCCGTGACTCgtgagtggtgactggtgactgTGTGAGTGTGACTAGACGtgcttttacattttttacaaaagaaaaaatatgtcaACATAAATTAGTTGTCAAAGAAATGTCAATCGTCAATTGATTTTCATTGTAATTTTTAGAGCGAATGCGTTTTctgaaaattaaacaattaattatGGCCAGCAAAACCGACGGGAACACAAAAGTTGATCCTATCAAAGTTCCTCTTGAAACAGATCAAGGAATTCTCGAGAGCGAAGAACGAAAATGGCGTTTACCTCTGAAAGAAGTATACAAACACGGATTATCGTTTTACAAAGGTAAGTTTACAGTTttggatattatatttataattaattaaataagaagATGCCAGTGaccatataaaatttcatttagcCAGCCAGATTAAGTAGATCACATAACCAATAATTCGGAAATTCAATGGATTtatttaagtaggtaggtatacagtaaattatcttatttttatcgTCGATAGTATACtacagttttaaaataaaatttttctaaataataatttattttagacaAAGAAGGAAAAGCAATGCACCTAAGCTATGAAGATAGATTAAAGTTAGTAGCATACACCCAGCAAACATCCCATGGGCCTTTTGTCCCAACTTCAGTGCCAACATTGGGTGTTTTGGATGTAATAGGAAGAGACAGACGGGCGGCTTGGCAAGCTCTAGGTCAAATATCGCAAGTACAAGCCATGGCAGGATTTGTACATACCCTTGACAGGTAAACAAGAAAGTAGtctttaaaaaatctaaaactcgaagaattaaatgtttatttacatattttgtgaaGATAACCAtctttcattgtttttaaattaacatgtTATATTTTGAACATTGTTTTTCAGATTATGCCCCTTATTCAAGCCATATTTAGAGGCAATTCAAAAagatttagaaaataaaaagcTTATACAGTAAGTATTTTTCAAACAATATAACCTTGTACAGTTGCTGTCATCATAAAGCAATAAAGTTGTTGTTTGAAATTTAATACaacatgtaaaaatattatcttgaaATATgcataatgttattttgttcATCTAATTTCTATTTCATGTTATTTCAAACTCATGCTAAATGCTATGTCTGCAGACCTAtagggcgcattttcattagaCGTTAACTTgtacggtatacagcatacggggagtcttATGACAACTAATGGCGCATTTTTATTGGTTGTGGCATGATCTCCCGCACCCGGGCcctaacgaccaatgaaaatacgccaataggtaaataaaaaatacttattgtaatttaatattgaaaaatgtatattttcagaACTAGAAAAGAGGAAGAACAAAAGGCTAATATTGAACTAGAGAAAAGAATAATGCTTGAAAAACAAAAGCAGCAAAGTAGTAAACTAACAGATGAGCAGCAAGTGTAagttattataaattgtaatttgtCCTTATTTTAAACTAGCAACCCACCTCGACTTTTCATAAGTGCAATGCTGATGCTAAATTCTAAATATTTAAGCATGCAAAGGAGTTAGGGACAGACTTTGGGACTTTGCTTTATTCTATGTAGTGatgaataattatattatactagatgacgcccgcaactcagttgcgccaaaattcgtttatcgcacgggagtCGGGAACCATAcaattttccggaataaaaagttctttcccaggactcaaagtatctccataccaaatttcagcaaattggttgagcggtttgggtgtgaagaggtaacagacagatagacaaactttcgcatttataatagtttattagatttatttttaagGTACTCCTAACTCAACTGGTATTCCAATATATTTCAGGCAGCGGATAAAAGATGCTCTTAATGAGCAAACCTACGAGCAGTTCCTGCATTACGCACAGCAACAGTTTCCGGGCAACTGCGACCAGCAGGCCATCCTGATTAGACAATTACAAGACCAACACTACGAACAGTATATACAGCAACTAGCGGTTGATCAGAGATTAGACAATTCTAACCTTATTATCAAAGATGATGTTGATAATGAAACAGAAAATGAAAAGAAAGAGACAGTGAAGGACCACAACTTAAATGACAGTGAAGTTGAGATTACAGATACAAAGTAAGCATCCGGTTGTTtgcaataattttgtttttttttacacaagtttttttttttgtcttttctaTAAAGTACACTTTGGAAAGATTGCCACATGTAAAAGAGTGTCAttcaacaatattataaatgtctaTAATAGATGAGTACTGTttataaatttacttatattatgttatattttttcagaTCAATGCAGACACTTGAAAAGTCTGTTTATGAAGATTcaagagaagaagaagaatcAGATGGTAA
It encodes:
- the LOC121734638 gene encoding Golgi resident protein GCP60; this translates as MRFLKIKQLIMASKTDGNTKVDPIKVPLETDQGILESEERKWRLPLKEVYKHGLSFYKDKEGKAMHLSYEDRLKLVAYTQQTSHGPFVPTSVPTLGVLDVIGRDRRAAWQALGQISQVQAMAGFVHTLDRLCPLFKPYLEAIQKDLENKKLIQTRKEEEQKANIELEKRIMLEKQKQQSSKLTDEQQVQRIKDALNEQTYEQFLHYAQQQFPGNCDQQAILIRQLQDQHYEQYIQQLAVDQRLDNSNLIIKDDVDNETENEKKETVKDHNLNDSEVEITDTKSMQTLEKSVYEDSREEEESDDGLPAIEEARMWTRGEAGAVARFKDSARAGGGTLTVGQGQCVTVRVPTHRSARCICWEFATDNYDIGFGLFFEWTKSATSDVTIQVSDSDDDDCDEECTYDDEGVAISKNSDPEMGGDEIVTSTSRPPVSMVVDIYRRDCHTEVYAGSHTYPGEGVYLLKFDNTYSLWRSKTLYYKVYYTQ